The following coding sequences are from one Ornithodoros turicata isolate Travis chromosome 1, ASM3712646v1, whole genome shotgun sequence window:
- the LOC135388588 gene encoding uncharacterized protein LOC135388588 yields MPDPPLAAETAASGASALTKPQPLQFSGVSGVSLPVPSKFDFANPAEWPSWRAVFKDYAFASVGAEKPEDSKYDDVINKLQGHFVHPANEIYESRRFHSEVQHPGEAVDAFYTRLRTMVKRCGYGSDATEDRLVRDRFVVGLRDDRLSGMLCRSAKLTSEEALLQARLHEDAEKERSCAAPTFDVSGTLLKRRDKFRMRRRDKSSEGRRASVEREDILLVRFVDGPSISERIVLHAKQHVTFVANKDILRVSTRKAWFIDVDVNGYSVHFKVDSGAEVTVVPPSFPGCPDVLDAPKTELTAVGSYFLNVKGTFRATLSWRGRSVTETLYVVQNQLTPLLGFTAIESLDVVQFVGATSTTTAQGLRLTPEDSLFKGLGELQEQYRIRLRSHAQPFCLSTSRRLPLPLFNTVKQELLNLEQHGVIRKVDNPIEWCSGLVVAPKKTGGYRLCVDLTKLNKAVQRERYTLPTVEQILGQLSGAKVFSKLDATLSFHQRAMSRIVEGFPGVVCMIDDVLVFGVDKAEHDSRLKSVIKRLNDVGIKLNFNKCKFGVPSVHFLGVVFSSTGIMPDPEKIKAIRALPPPQDVSGIRIC; encoded by the exons ATGCCGGATCCCCCGCTAGCTGCAGAAACCGCGGCAAGTGGAGCGTCAGCGTTAACGAAGCCTCAGCCGCTACAATTCAGCGGTGTCAGTGGCGTTAGTCTGCCAGTGCCTTCTAAGTTCGACTTTGCGAACCCGGCAGAGTGGCCGTCGTGGCGAGCAGTCTTCAAAGACTATGCCTTCGCTTCAG TGGGCGCCGAGAAACCCGAAGACAGCAAGTATGACGACGTAATAAATAAACTACAGGGTCACTTCGTCCACCCGGCAAACGAAATCTACGAGAGCCGACGCTTCCACAGTGAAGTGCAACATCCTGGTGAGGCGGTCGATGCATTCTACACCAGATTGCGAACTATGGTGAAGCGTTGCGGATATGGAAGCGACGCTACGGAAGACCGTCTAGTTAGGGACCGATTTGTCGTGGGACTACGGGACGATCGTCTATCCGGCATGCTGTGCCGTTCAGCGAAGCTGACTTCAGAAGAAGCCTTGCTCCAGGCACGTCTGCACGAGGATGCTGAAAAAGAACGTTCATGTGCTGCGCCTACATTCGACGTCAGTGGTACGCTTCTGAAGCGTCGTGATAAATTTCGGATGCGACGTCGCGACAAAAGTTCCGAGGGTCGTCGAGCCAGCGTCGAACGTGAAGATATCCTTCTTGTGCGTTTTGTGGACGGGCCAAGCATCAGCGAAAGGATTGTCCTGCACGCAAAGCAACATGTGACTTTTGTGGCAAACAAGGACATTTTGCGAG TCAGCACCCGTAAAGCATGGTTCATCGATGTCGATGTGAATGGATACTCCGTGCACTTTAAAGTAGACAGTGGTGCCGAGGTCACAGTAGTTCCTCCTTCTTTTCCTGGTTGCCCGGACGTCCTCGACGCGCCGAAAACTGAACTCACAGCAGTCGGTAGCTACTTCCTGAACGTGAAAGGAACATTTCGTGCGACGTTGTCTTGGAGGGGTCGCTCCGTTACAGAAACTCTCTACGTGGTACAAAATCAACTAACGCCATTGCTAGGATTTACGGCGATCGAAAGTCTTGACGTCGTACAATTTGTTGGCGCAACCTCGACGACGACAGCTCAAGGACTCCGCCTCACGCCGGAAGACAGCCTATTCAAGGGTCTAGGTGAGCTGCAAGAACAGTATCGCATCAGACTACGTTCTCACGCGCAGCCATTCTGTTTGAGTACCTCGCGACGCTTGCCTTTGCCGCTGTTCAATACTGTGAAGCAAGAACTCCTCAACTTGGAGCAGCACGGAGTCATCAGGAAAGTCGACAACCCGATTGAATGGTGTTCTGGGTTAGTCGTGGCCCCGAAGAAAACTGGAGGCTACCGTTTGTGCGTCGACCTGACCAAACTAAACAAGGCGGTGCAGCGTGAAAGGTACACGCTCCCGACCGTGGAACAAATTTTGGGACAACTGAGCGGTGCAAAGGTCTTCTCGAAACTCGACGCTACGCTAAGTTTCCACCAA CGTGCAATGTCACGAATCGTCGAAGGATTTCCAGGAGTCGTGTGCATGATCGATGATGTCTTGGTCTTTGGCGTCGATAAAGCGGAGCATGACTCTCGTCTGAAGAGTGTCATCAAGAGACTAAACGACGTAGGCATCAAGTTAAACTTCAACAAATGCAAGTTTGGCGTGCCGTCCGTGCATTTTCTTGGGGTTGTCTTCAGTAGCACCGGGATAATGCCAGATCCTGAGAAGATCAAGGCCATTAGAGCTTTACCACCACCACAGGATGTCAGCGGAATTCGAATTTGTTAG